A section of the Marinoscillum sp. 108 genome encodes:
- a CDS encoding SprT-like domain-containing protein, translating to MNSTKAVFERFVPENSVTYCCKLLDYFGFEFKIKKSRQTKLGDYRYTPKTKKHTITINNDLNQFSFLVTFLHEVAHLVTFNAHGRKAAPHGQEWKDNFKKIATPVLNESVFPAPVLLALTNYFKNPKAASCSDPILYNVLKKFDGPSDLIPLSKIPVGHSFEFNEKVYKKLEKKRTRSLCMEERSARRYLISEVAQVMLIED from the coding sequence GTGAATTCGACCAAGGCTGTTTTTGAGCGTTTTGTCCCGGAAAACTCAGTGACGTACTGTTGTAAATTGCTCGACTATTTTGGTTTTGAGTTTAAAATCAAAAAAAGCCGGCAAACCAAACTCGGGGATTACAGGTACACCCCAAAAACCAAAAAGCACACCATCACCATTAACAATGACTTGAATCAATTTTCCTTTCTCGTCACTTTCCTGCATGAAGTGGCTCACCTTGTCACTTTTAATGCGCACGGTCGAAAGGCCGCACCTCACGGGCAAGAATGGAAGGATAATTTCAAAAAGATTGCCACACCAGTGCTCAATGAATCTGTGTTTCCGGCACCTGTACTACTGGCGCTTACCAACTATTTTAAAAACCCTAAAGCTGCAAGCTGCTCGGATCCAATCCTTTACAACGTTCTGAAAAAATTCGATGGTCCCTCCGACCTGATTCCTCTGAGCAAAATACCTGTTGGTCACTCATTTGAATTCAATGAAAAAGTCTATAAAAAATTGGAAAAGAAAAGAACCAGAAGCCTCTGTATGGAAGAACGATCCGCCAGACGCTATCTCATATCTGAAGTCGCTCAGGTGATGCTGATTGAAGACTAA
- a CDS encoding ParA family protein has protein sequence MSNTVSIYNFKGGVGKTTTALNLGISWSRSFKVLLIDFDPQCNLTNAITIEEPRNTIYNNIRNLLHDHDPDIEPLEITPYLHIIPGDFQMTQIESNNQFISFGTGIIARLLSSQRREYDFIIMDCPTNFGVLVKAILGSSKNILIPAQADSFSITGIQTLMGYLNMVENSLLNILGVFFNMYNNNLILSQEKFNEAKNSFGNLILDTTVSRSIKVGEALDIGQAISDYSPDNTAAVEFMKLSDELLAKFLGNVSSHVVLENLNLQE, from the coding sequence ATGTCCAACACAGTTTCCATTTACAACTTTAAGGGAGGCGTAGGGAAAACCACTACCGCACTCAATCTTGGAATCAGTTGGTCGAGATCCTTTAAGGTTCTCCTTATAGACTTTGATCCTCAGTGTAACCTCACCAATGCCATTACTATAGAGGAACCAAGAAACACTATTTATAACAACATCAGAAATCTGCTGCATGATCATGACCCGGATATTGAGCCGCTGGAAATCACACCTTATCTGCACATCATTCCTGGAGATTTTCAAATGACTCAGATTGAATCCAATAATCAGTTTATTTCATTTGGCACAGGTATCATTGCCCGCCTTCTTAGCTCTCAGCGAAGGGAATATGACTTTATCATTATGGACTGCCCTACCAACTTTGGGGTACTGGTCAAAGCCATACTTGGGAGCTCCAAAAACATCCTCATACCGGCGCAAGCCGATAGTTTTTCCATCACCGGCATACAAACGCTGATGGGCTACCTGAATATGGTAGAGAATAGCCTTCTCAATATTCTTGGCGTATTTTTCAATATGTATAACAACAACCTTATCCTGTCTCAGGAAAAATTTAATGAAGCCAAGAACTCTTTTGGCAACCTCATATTGGATACCACTGTGAGCCGATCCATTAAGGTAGGCGAAGCACTGGATATTGGTCAGGCCATCAGTGACTATTCACCTGACAATACTGCCGCCGTAGAGTTTATGAAATTGAGTGATGAATTGCTGGCCAAGTTTCTTGGGAATGTTTCCAGCCATGTAGTACTGGAGAATCTCAACCTTCAGGAATAA